Proteins co-encoded in one Venenivibrio stagnispumantis genomic window:
- the fliN gene encoding flagellar motor switch protein FliN gives MADEEKELSQEELAKQWEEALKEQEQNQQTNPDEELAKQWEQALQQQASTPSDEDLAKQWEEALKEQQPTSSKEELSKQETPKEEISTDIDEKLKLLMDIPLEISVEIGNKLMSIDEILKISPNSVVELNRYINQPIDIKVNGKLIAKGQLYTVEGNFGVKITEIITPEERLKLIEEEM, from the coding sequence ATGGCTGACGAAGAGAAAGAGTTATCTCAAGAAGAGCTTGCAAAACAATGGGAAGAAGCCCTAAAAGAGCAGGAACAAAACCAGCAAACAAATCCTGATGAAGAACTTGCAAAACAATGGGAGCAGGCTCTACAACAACAAGCTTCTACTCCTTCCGATGAAGACTTAGCCAAACAATGGGAAGAAGCTTTAAAAGAACAACAACCTACCTCTTCCAAAGAAGAACTCTCAAAACAAGAGACACCAAAAGAGGAAATATCTACGGATATAGATGAGAAATTAAAACTCTTAATGGATATACCTCTTGAAATTTCTGTAGAAATAGGTAATAAATTAATGAGTATAGATGAAATCTTAAAAATATCTCCTAACTCAGTTGTAGAACTAAACAGATATATAAACCAACCAATAGATATAAAAGTAAATGGTAAATTGATAGCAAAAGGTCAGTTATATACTGTAGAAGGCAATTTTGGAGTTAAGATAACCGAAATTATAACACCGGAAGAAAGATTAAAATTAATAGAAGAAGAAATGTAA
- the flgG gene encoding flagellar basal-body rod protein FlgG: protein MFRALWTSASGMTAQQTNLDVTSNNIANVNTVGFKRSRANFEDLIYQDIRDPGVLSSTINRVPSGIQIGLGVKVSDVSKIFSQGSLIKTDRQLDVAIQGEGFFKVEMPDGSEAFTRAGNFQIDDEGYLVTPEGYRLSPNIQINSPETVINISISPNGKVVVVRNSGGVQTNEEVGDIKLYKFINPAGLMALGQNLYRYTDASGEPIEGDPNTDGYGKLAQGFLEASNVNIVEEMINLIVAQRAYEINSKGVITADEMLRTVAQLKS, encoded by the coding sequence ATGTTTAGAGCATTATGGACATCAGCATCAGGAATGACAGCACAACAAACAAATCTTGATGTAACATCCAACAATATAGCAAACGTAAATACGGTTGGATTTAAAAGAAGTAGGGCAAATTTTGAGGATTTAATTTATCAGGACATTAGAGACCCGGGAGTTTTAAGCTCAACAATAAATAGAGTTCCATCCGGAATACAGATAGGACTTGGTGTAAAAGTTTCAGATGTAAGTAAAATATTTTCTCAAGGTAGTCTTATCAAAACAGATAGACAACTGGATGTAGCTATTCAGGGAGAAGGATTTTTTAAAGTTGAGATGCCAGATGGAAGTGAAGCCTTTACAAGAGCAGGTAATTTCCAAATAGACGATGAAGGATATCTTGTTACACCGGAAGGATACAGATTAAGCCCTAATATCCAGATAAACTCACCTGAAACAGTGATAAATATATCTATAAGCCCAAATGGTAAAGTTGTGGTAGTAAGAAATAGCGGTGGAGTTCAGACAAATGAAGAAGTCGGAGATATTAAATTATACAAATTTATAAATCCTGCCGGGTTAATGGCTTTAGGTCAAAATTTATACAGATATACAGATGCTTCAGGAGAACCAATAGAAGGTGACCCTAACACAGACGGATACGGTAAATTAGCACAAGGCTTTTTAGAAGCTTCCAATGTAAATATTGTTGAAGAGATGATAAATCTTATAGTAGCACAAAGGGCTTATGAAATTAACTCAAAAGGGGTTATAACTGCAGATGAAATGCTTAGAACTGTAGCTCAATTAAAATCTTAA
- a CDS encoding MFS transporter, protein MNQILEDKNLRKTLIAGAVGNILEWYDFALYGYLAPIIAKLFFPSHDPTISLLQTFGVFAVGFFARPVGSLIFGHIGDKYGRKKALALSVILMAISTTLIGLLPTYSQIGILATILLTMLRVLQGLSVGGEYTTSVAFLIEHSASGKRGFYGSFALFGAVLGIMLGSATGAVITSFMSEESLYSIGWRLAFFVGIPLGILGYFIRRKIEETPNFKEIEEAEEIAKFPILEILKTDYIDFFKSFGLSILQAVAFHLLFVYLTTFYNKVLNIPMSQSLIINTISMIILVIFIPVFAYLSDIFGRKKVLMLSIVLIILLSYPLFKLILTGNIFYVLIAQSLFAVITSGFMGTLPTALVELFPTKIRNTAYSVSYNLALAIFGGTTPLVATYIIKVSSNPIAISFYLIAIAIMAFVITLTLKETAFEKLKH, encoded by the coding sequence ATGAATCAGATATTAGAAGATAAAAATCTAAGAAAAACATTAATAGCCGGTGCTGTTGGAAATATTTTAGAATGGTATGATTTTGCTTTATATGGATATTTAGCACCTATTATTGCTAAATTATTTTTTCCATCTCATGACCCGACTATATCTTTACTTCAAACATTTGGAGTTTTTGCAGTAGGTTTTTTTGCAAGACCTGTTGGCTCTTTAATATTTGGACATATTGGAGATAAATATGGCAGAAAAAAGGCATTGGCTCTTTCTGTTATTTTAATGGCTATATCTACCACATTAATAGGATTACTTCCTACTTATTCTCAAATTGGAATATTAGCAACTATATTATTAACAATGCTTAGAGTTTTACAGGGTTTATCGGTAGGTGGAGAATATACCACATCTGTTGCATTTTTGATAGAACATTCTGCCTCCGGTAAAAGGGGATTTTATGGAAGTTTTGCTTTATTTGGAGCAGTTTTAGGGATAATGCTTGGTTCTGCTACCGGTGCAGTAATTACATCTTTTATGTCAGAAGAAAGCTTATATAGTATAGGTTGGAGATTGGCATTTTTTGTAGGTATTCCTCTTGGAATCTTAGGATATTTTATAAGAAGGAAAATAGAAGAAACCCCTAATTTTAAAGAGATAGAAGAAGCTGAGGAAATAGCAAAATTCCCAATATTAGAAATTTTAAAAACAGATTATATAGATTTTTTCAAAAGTTTTGGATTGTCTATATTGCAAGCTGTTGCATTTCATCTTTTATTTGTGTATCTTACAACTTTTTATAATAAAGTTTTAAATATTCCGATGTCCCAATCATTAATTATAAATACGATTAGTATGATTATTCTTGTTATTTTTATTCCGGTTTTTGCTTATCTTTCTGATATCTTCGGTAGAAAAAAAGTTTTAATGTTATCAATTGTTTTGATTATATTGTTATCTTATCCATTATTTAAATTAATTCTTACCGGCAATATTTTTTATGTTTTAATAGCCCAATCTTTATTTGCTGTTATTACCAGTGGATTTATGGGAACTCTTCCAACAGCACTTGTTGAGTTATTCCCTACAAAAATAAGAAATACAGCCTACTCTGTAAGTTATAATCTTGCTCTTGCAATTTTTGGTGGAACTACTCCCCTTGTCGCTACTTATATAATAAAAGTAAGCTCAAATCCAATTGCAATCTCTTTTTATCTTATTGCTATTGCTATAATGGCTTTTGTTATAACTTTAACTTTAAAAGAAACAGCTTTTGAAAAACTTAAACATTAA
- a CDS encoding tetratricopeptide repeat protein yields the protein MRIKTILLEGKLIEKEKSDYFKEGVEYFKSGRYDSASLRFIKHLTKNPEDWEAIYNLGLTYQKQKRYDAALKEYEKAIKINPDTELPYINIGVIKLLKEENKEAIKYLEKAIEINKQSIEAYNNLGVAYINEARFNEAEKYLKNAILLNKNLAEPHINLASVYIEKGKFEDALKELEIAKNINPNIEEEHEDLAIVYSRMRNIDKEIEELKKVLEINPKNIEARMELANIYKSKGLLEEALKEFQEILKYKYTDPIIHYNLGVLYAMLGREDAALSEYEYLKEENPTLAERIKKLVE from the coding sequence TTGAGAATAAAAACAATCCTTTTGGAAGGCAAGCTAATAGAAAAAGAAAAATCCGATTATTTCAAAGAAGGTGTAGAATATTTTAAATCAGGGAGATATGATTCTGCTTCTTTGAGATTTATTAAACATTTAACAAAAAATCCGGAAGATTGGGAAGCTATATATAATCTTGGGCTTACATATCAAAAACAAAAAAGATATGATGCGGCATTAAAAGAGTATGAAAAAGCTATAAAAATAAATCCGGATACTGAACTTCCTTATATAAATATAGGAGTTATAAAATTATTAAAAGAGGAAAATAAAGAAGCAATTAAATATCTTGAAAAAGCTATAGAAATAAATAAACAATCCATAGAGGCTTATAATAATCTTGGAGTTGCTTATATTAATGAAGCAAGATTTAATGAAGCTGAAAAATATCTGAAAAACGCTATTTTATTAAATAAAAATTTAGCCGAGCCCCATATAAATTTAGCTTCTGTATACATAGAAAAAGGAAAATTTGAAGATGCCTTAAAAGAACTTGAGATTGCAAAAAATATAAATCCAAATATAGAAGAAGAGCATGAAGATTTGGCAATAGTATATTCTCGAATGAGAAATATTGATAAAGAGATTGAAGAACTTAAAAAGGTATTGGAGATAAATCCTAAGAATATAGAAGCCAGAATGGAGCTTGCAAATATCTATAAATCAAAAGGATTATTAGAAGAGGCTTTAAAAGAGTTTCAGGAAATATTAAAATATAAATATACAGATCCTATAATTCATTATAATTTAGGTGTGCTTTATGCAATGCTTGGTAGAGAAGATGCTGCCCTTTCTGAATATGAATATCTAAAAGAAGAAAACCCAACATTGGCAGAAAGAATAAAAAAATTGGTGGAATAA
- a CDS encoding tautomerase family protein: MPYVNIKVAGKLTKEQKEKIVEGITKLLEEVANKPPASTYIVIDEVDRENWAKGGKLLSDQ; encoded by the coding sequence ATGCCTTATGTAAATATTAAAGTTGCCGGAAAATTAACAAAAGAACAAAAAGAAAAAATAGTGGAAGGAATTACAAAACTTCTTGAAGAAGTAGCAAATAAACCACCGGCTTCAACCTATATTGTTATAGATGAAGTTGATAGAGAAAATTGGGCAAAAGGCGGAAAGCTATTATCCGACCAATAA
- the fliG gene encoding flagellar motor switch protein FliG gives MDNARKAAILLSILPENVVAEIFKYLKEHEIEKLVKALITMEEPKKEEVLSILEDAHNELMQVAPLKLMPENLKAILQKALPPDKIEKLFEGLIAAEEGKAIFRELENMPPKTVANIIKNEHPQVIALILSQLKPQKAAEIIQYLPRRQGIANVQEEVIKRIASLEKVSNQMVKKVADTLEEEILGVGAGKEEVLSGVDIAAEIVNILPKDLATEILDTIRKENAFLADSIEEKMFKFEDIVKLDNKAIIEILKNVDKNDLLIALKGAPQEIIDKFLANMSKRAAQMFLEDMEVLGAVRKSDVENARKRIISVIKNLIQSGVIEYGGAEEMI, from the coding sequence ATGGATAATGCAAGAAAAGCTGCAATTTTATTATCTATATTACCGGAAAATGTAGTAGCGGAAATTTTTAAGTATCTAAAAGAACATGAAATAGAAAAGCTTGTAAAAGCTCTTATAACAATGGAAGAGCCGAAAAAAGAGGAAGTTTTATCTATTTTAGAAGATGCCCATAATGAGCTTATGCAAGTTGCTCCTTTAAAACTTATGCCTGAAAATCTAAAAGCTATATTACAAAAAGCATTACCACCGGATAAAATAGAAAAATTATTTGAAGGATTAATTGCTGCAGAAGAAGGAAAGGCTATATTTAGAGAACTTGAAAATATGCCACCTAAAACAGTAGCTAATATCATTAAAAATGAGCATCCTCAAGTAATAGCTTTGATATTATCACAGTTAAAACCTCAAAAGGCAGCAGAGATTATACAATATTTGCCAAGAAGACAGGGTATAGCCAATGTACAAGAAGAAGTAATAAAAAGAATTGCATCTTTGGAAAAAGTTTCAAACCAGATGGTAAAAAAAGTAGCAGATACATTAGAAGAGGAAATACTTGGTGTGGGAGCCGGAAAAGAAGAGGTATTAAGCGGTGTAGATATTGCAGCTGAAATAGTAAATATCTTACCGAAAGATTTAGCAACTGAAATATTAGATACAATAAGAAAAGAAAATGCCTTCTTAGCAGACTCAATTGAAGAAAAAATGTTTAAATTTGAAGATATTGTTAAACTTGATAACAAAGCAATTATTGAAATACTTAAAAATGTTGATAAAAATGATTTACTTATTGCACTTAAAGGTGCTCCACAAGAAATTATTGATAAATTCTTAGCAAATATGTCAAAAAGAGCAGCTCAAATGTTCTTGGAAGATATGGAAGTCCTCGGAGCTGTTAGAAAATCAGATGTGGAAAATGCAAGAAAGAGAATTATATCAGTTATTAAAAACTTAATACAATCCGGTGTGATTGAGTATGGTGGTGCCGAGGAAATGATATAA
- a CDS encoding flagellar motor switch protein FliM, which yields MSEFLSQEEIDALLGGGKKEEKQPESKIKPFDFSQVEHVKKGGIPGLEVIFEKWAKLFAEEIRKNIPQISFVSRGNIYYSRFGNFMQKIPLPASFTTFFIKPLKESSILIIDARVVFTLISVMFGGEAKAFKIEGREFTKLEISILEEFIQKIFETLELTFSEFYTVNIEKKSVDFNPLLVRSIPPSEKVIVVESNIDLDGYEVPFFFVFPTSLFIPIKDIIFAENFGVEVPLEWKETILNKILKTKVRLTLQLTKKRLTVRELMQLKVGDEINLGINKDSITYLYVEDKLKFLAKFGKIDNQFAAYIIKRKED from the coding sequence ATGTCTGAGTTTTTATCTCAGGAAGAGATAGATGCATTACTTGGTGGTGGGAAAAAAGAAGAAAAGCAACCGGAATCTAAAATAAAGCCATTTGATTTTTCTCAGGTTGAACATGTAAAAAAAGGAGGTATACCGGGTTTAGAAGTTATATTTGAAAAATGGGCTAAATTATTTGCAGAAGAAATAAGAAAAAATATTCCACAGATTAGTTTTGTATCAAGAGGGAATATATATTACAGCAGATTTGGAAATTTTATGCAAAAAATACCTCTTCCTGCCAGCTTTACCACATTTTTTATAAAACCTTTAAAGGAATCCTCTATTTTAATTATAGATGCAAGGGTTGTTTTTACATTAATAAGCGTAATGTTTGGCGGAGAAGCAAAAGCATTTAAAATAGAAGGTAGAGAATTTACAAAATTAGAAATTTCTATTTTAGAAGAGTTTATCCAAAAAATTTTTGAAACCTTAGAGCTTACCTTTTCCGAATTTTATACTGTAAATATAGAGAAAAAATCTGTTGATTTTAATCCTTTATTGGTAAGGTCTATCCCTCCATCTGAAAAGGTTATTGTTGTAGAAAGTAATATAGATTTAGATGGATATGAAGTTCCATTTTTCTTTGTATTTCCAACAAGTTTATTTATTCCAATCAAAGATATTATTTTTGCAGAAAATTTTGGTGTAGAAGTCCCACTTGAATGGAAAGAAACAATTTTAAATAAAATTTTAAAAACAAAAGTCAGATTAACCTTACAACTAACAAAAAAAAGATTAACCGTAAGAGAGTTAATGCAACTAAAAGTAGGTGATGAAATAAATTTAGGAATAAATAAAGATTCAATAACTTATTTATATGTAGAAGATAAATTAAAGTTTTTAGCAAAGTTTGGTAAAATAGATAATCAATTTGCTGCATATATAATAAAAAGGAAAGAGGATTAA
- a CDS encoding flagellar hook-basal body protein, with protein MAINFQPIYVLATGGERALDNIDITTNNISNSSTPGFKKLLMREFSQKIPENLGKTSELFVFPRFQDSPVIVNQGALIKTDNMFDVAIQGKGFFAVQTQNGVVYTRNGHFFRNAEGYLVDANGNYILDTNNQRIRLTADKVIFGTDGAVIQNNQVVARLQIRNFQNIIPLGNGYYQGQNEIQPQYTLNQGFLESSNSNAIEEMISLINNHRRFDIYMNLIKSLDTLEGKVNEIGRV; from the coding sequence ATGGCAATTAATTTTCAACCGATATATGTTTTGGCTACCGGTGGAGAGAGGGCATTAGACAATATAGATATAACTACAAATAATATATCAAACAGTTCTACTCCCGGATTTAAAAAATTGTTAATGAGAGAATTTTCTCAAAAGATACCTGAAAATCTTGGTAAAACTTCGGAACTTTTTGTATTTCCAAGATTTCAGGATAGTCCGGTAATTGTAAATCAAGGTGCATTAATAAAAACAGATAATATGTTTGATGTAGCAATACAGGGAAAAGGATTTTTTGCGGTTCAAACTCAAAATGGAGTTGTTTATACCAGAAATGGACATTTTTTCAGAAATGCTGAAGGTTATCTTGTAGATGCAAATGGGAATTATATTTTAGATACGAACAACCAAAGAATAAGATTAACAGCAGATAAAGTAATATTTGGGACAGATGGAGCAGTAATCCAAAACAATCAAGTTGTAGCCAGATTACAGATAAGAAATTTTCAAAATATAATACCTCTTGGAAATGGATATTATCAGGGACAAAATGAAATACAGCCTCAATATACATTAAATCAAGGATTTTTGGAAAGCTCAAACTCAAATGCAATAGAAGAGATGATAAGCTTAATAAATAACCACAGAAGATTTGATATTTATATGAATTTAATAAAATCCTTAGATACACTTGAAGGAAAAGTTAATGAAATAGGAAGAGTTTAA
- a CDS encoding sigma-54-dependent transcriptional regulator produces MQLSVLVIDDEKNIRDILKDIIEDEGHTVSVADSIASAKELIKKTEFDIIFLDIWLPDGDGVSLIDFIKKNQQDAKIVMISGHANIPIAVKSLKEGAYDFLEKPFGTENILNILEEVKKEILEKRNYQLIKEKEEEKIQIIGNSPKIIELKNQIEKVANSNAWVIIFGENGSGKELVAKSIHYKSPRRNAPFVDINCAAIPDDLIESELFGYEKGAFTNAFTRKLGKIELADGGTLFLDEVADMSLPAQAKLLRVLEEREFTRIGGTQKIKVDIRVISATNKNLEEEIRKGNFRQDLAFRLSVIPIYVPPLRERGEDILVLADYFLDKFSKENKVKPPYLSDSVKNIFLEYKWPGNIRELKNLMERLVILYPEQKITPKEIPEYMYKKDTFQKEEDNIKLMPLKEAREEAEKKVIKKALEIYGNNYREISKILEVDLSSLYRKIKQYNLED; encoded by the coding sequence ATGCAGCTTTCAGTATTAGTAATTGATGATGAAAAAAATATAAGGGATATACTTAAAGATATAATAGAAGATGAAGGACATACTGTATCTGTAGCAGATTCTATAGCTTCAGCAAAAGAGCTGATAAAAAAAACCGAGTTTGATATTATTTTCTTAGATATATGGCTTCCAGATGGAGATGGGGTATCCCTTATTGATTTTATAAAGAAAAATCAACAAGATGCAAAAATAGTGATGATTTCAGGACATGCAAACATTCCTATTGCAGTTAAATCTTTAAAAGAAGGAGCTTATGATTTCTTAGAAAAACCATTTGGCACAGAAAATATTTTAAATATATTGGAAGAAGTTAAAAAAGAGATTTTAGAAAAGCGGAATTATCAATTAATAAAAGAAAAAGAAGAAGAAAAAATTCAGATAATAGGAAATAGTCCTAAAATAATTGAGCTAAAAAATCAGATAGAAAAAGTAGCAAACTCAAATGCATGGGTAATTATTTTTGGAGAAAATGGCTCTGGTAAAGAACTTGTAGCAAAATCAATTCATTATAAAAGTCCAAGAAGAAATGCTCCTTTTGTGGATATAAATTGTGCCGCAATACCTGATGATTTGATAGAATCAGAGTTATTTGGTTATGAAAAAGGAGCTTTTACCAATGCTTTTACAAGGAAACTTGGCAAAATAGAGCTTGCAGATGGTGGTACATTATTCTTAGATGAAGTAGCAGATATGAGTCTACCGGCTCAAGCTAAATTGCTCAGAGTTTTAGAAGAAAGGGAATTTACAAGGATAGGTGGAACTCAAAAAATAAAAGTAGATATAAGGGTTATATCAGCCACAAATAAAAATCTTGAAGAAGAAATAAGAAAAGGAAATTTTAGACAGGATTTAGCTTTTAGATTATCTGTAATACCTATTTATGTGCCACCGCTTAGAGAAAGAGGAGAAGATATTTTAGTTCTTGCAGATTACTTTTTGGATAAATTTTCAAAAGAAAACAAGGTTAAACCACCTTATTTATCGGATAGTGTAAAAAATATATTCCTTGAATATAAATGGCCGGGAAATATAAGAGAGCTTAAGAATTTAATGGAAAGGTTGGTAATATTATATCCGGAGCAAAAAATAACACCAAAAGAAATACCTGAATATATGTATAAAAAAGATACTTTTCAAAAAGAAGAAGATAATATAAAATTAATGCCATTAAAAGAAGCAAGAGAAGAAGCCGAAAAAAAAGTTATAAAAAAAGCTTTGGAAATTTATGGAAATAATTACAGAGAAATATCAAAAATTTTAGAAGTTGATTTATCTTCTTTATATAGAAAGATAAAACAATACAATTTGGAGGATTAA